The proteins below are encoded in one region of Hordeum vulgare subsp. vulgare chromosome 3H, MorexV3_pseudomolecules_assembly, whole genome shotgun sequence:
- the LOC123444207 gene encoding splicing factor, suppressor of white-apricot homolog isoform X2 produces MSISDGWSRDEVPTSDPHCFLTIYLDVRNRQPSSEKVHQIIARTALFVSEHGGQSEIVLRVKQGSNPTFGFLMPDHHLHSYFRYIVDHPQLLKDGSDADTSKGNKIVMDESENAASSSGALSLLGAVYESGDEDEGVVLPATSKSKDPGNDLLHEHDHKGSSFPVHDNEVKKDQTVTIEAATSVKDKPIFTKKNPTIAGNSIVAAQREKAKDGMAVVTTSAKSDNSKLGVSDTKETILEPPSFLKGTMEKIVEFILRNGKEFEQKLIEQDRMTGRFPFLLPSNPYHSYYLKMLQETQESKSRGGSSEHKDRRSSSEHQDRRSSSEHRDRRSSERKDRRSMERKDRSSSDLGDSGHDKEVTKSKGRGSANKDSSTSDRSSAEPSQKQLSDKQGEGKFHLVTGGVKKELPRTVTADEAAAIVMAATRGLGPANPQPNTLKDTSDIRHIQGPSAVSKPASNSESGTSVTSSGQLKKEGIGIIDDDWITNTIAKAVAVAASKEADSSEASVTNEQKLKAERLRRAKMFTSVIRSGGNKSDLVTSDPVSESARVAPANLNLPGPDPEPLAAERECSPVRFEREGSNMIKQEEKDSDDEQNRARKYRKHQPEPDEDKDDSEEESYEHSRKRHRSERSRGHSKDAHERKHKQHSKEREYRHRRHDYSSSEDELRSSKSRHWHRDDHHYAEDDEHRRHRRKHRSGSKRKHKDDRYLDEQTPGGAEASQSTPEHRHGSEKPPAETVQSSQAATQVPDELKAKIRAMLLETL; encoded by the exons ATGTCTATTTCAGATGGTTGGAGCAGAGATGAAGTTCCTACTAGTGATCCACATTGTTTCCTTACGATCTATCTTGACGTAAGGAATAGGCAG CCTTCATCCGAGAAGGTGCATCAGATAATTGCAAGAACTGCTCTATTTGTCAGTGAGCATGGGGGACAATCAGAGATTGTGTTAAGGGTGAAGCAGGGAAGTAATCCAACATTTGGATTCTTGATGCCTGACCATCATCTCCACAGCTACTTCCGCTACATTGTTGATCATCCTCAGCTGTTGAAAGATGGCTCTGATGCTGACACCAGTAAAGGCAACAAAATTGTTATGGATGAGAGTGAGAATGCTGCCTCGTCAAGCGGAGCTTTATCATTGCTTGGGGCCGTCTACGAGTCTGGAGATGAGGATGAAGGCGTGGTGCTTCCAGCTACTTCAAAAAGCAAGGATCCTGGAAATGACCTTTTGCATGAGCATGACCACAAAGGATCATCGTTCCCTGTACATGACAATGAAGTGAAAAAAGATCAGACAGTAACAATAGAAGCAGCCACTTCAGTAAAGGATAAACCTATTTTCACCAAGAAGAACCCAACAATTGCTGGAAACAGCATTGTTGCTGCTCAGCGGGAGAAGGCAAAAGATGGCATGGCAGTGGTAACCACTTCTGCGAAGTCTGACAACTCTAAATTAGGTGTGTCTGACACAAAAGAAACTATATTGGAACCACCATCCTTTTTGAAGGGCACAATGGAGAAAATAGTTGAGTTTATTCTCAGGAACGGGAAGGAGTTTGAACAAAAGCTGATTGAGCAAGACAGGATGACAGGGAGGTTTCCATTTCTTCTGCCATCTAATCCATATCACTCGTACTATCTCAAGATGCTCCAGGAAACCCAAGAG TCCAAGTCCCGTGGTGGTTCTTCAGAGCACAAAGACAGAAGGAGCTCTTCAGAGCACCAAGACAGGAGGAGTTCTTCAGAGCACAGAGACAGGAGGAGTTCTGAACGTAAAGACAGAAGGTCTATGGAGCGCAAAGATAGAAGTTCTTCAGACCTCGGAGACAGTGGCCATGACAAGGAAGTAACTAAAAGCAAGGGACGGGGAAGTGCTAACAAGGACTCAAGTACTTCTGATAGAAGCTCTGCAGAACCATCACAGAAGCAGCTTTCTGACAAACAAGGGGAGGGGAAGTTCCACTTGGTCACTGGTGGGGTCAAGAAGGAACTTCCTCGGACGGTCACTGCAGATgaagctgctgctattgttatggCGGCTACTCGTGGACTGGGGCCTGCCAATCCTCAACCTAACACGCTAAAAGACACGAGTGACATTCGCCATATACAGGGCCCAAGTGCAGTTTCCAAACCTGCTTCAAATAGTGAGTCTGGCACATCAGTCACAAGTAGTGGTCAGCTAAAGAAGGAAGGTATTGGAATTATAGATGATGATTGGATCACAAATACAATCGCAAAAGCAGTTGCTGTTGCCGCCTCTAAAGAGGCAGATTCTTCTGAAGCTTCAGTGACAAATGAGCAGAAGCTGAAGGCTGAAAGGCTTCGGCGTGCAAAGATGTTCACTTCAGTTATTAGGAGTGGAGGTAACAAGAGCGATCTGGTGACCAGTGATCCAGTTAGTGAATCTGCAAGGGTTGCTCCTGCTAATTTGAACCTCCCGGGGCCTGATCCAGAACCTTTGGCTGCTGAACGGGAATGTAGCCCTGTGCGTTTTGAACGTGAAGGTTCGAATATGATCAAGCAGGAGGAGAAAGACTCTGATGATGAACAGAACAGGGCACGCAAGTACAGAAAGCATCAGCCGGAACCCGATGAGGACAAAGATGATTCGGAGGAGGAAAGTTATGAACACTCGAGGAAGAGGCATCGTTCGGAGCGTTCAAGAGGCCACAGTAAGGATGCACACGAACGTAAGCACAAGCAGCACTCCAAAGAAAGGGAGTATAGGCATCGTAGGCACGATTATAGCTCTTCAGAAGACGAGCTGCGCAGTTCCAAGTCAAGGCATTGGCATAGGGATGATCATCATTACGCTGAAGATGATGAGCATAGGAGGCACCGGAGGAAGCATCGCTCTGGTTCCAAAAGGAAACACAAGGATGACCGATATCTTGATGAGCAAACTCCTGGCGGTGCTGAAGCCTCCCAAAGCACGCCGGAGCACCGGCATGGATCAGAGAAGCCCCCTGCGGAAACTGTTCAATCTTCGCAGGCAGCAACTCAGGTCCCAGATGAGCTGAAGGCGAAAATTAGGGCCATGCTATTAGAGACATTGTAG
- the LOC123444208 gene encoding zinc finger BED domain-containing protein RICESLEEPER 2-like, whose translation MLAPAAMEVSVDGTVSTTVVSMPAVHNPRARKLRSAVWQDFTKERRADGNCVAICNHCKKQLTATSRSGTTHLRNHLAICTTTSTRRAGKRRKLIVRRILHNKTSTGQPGGGHASGDDNDNDSTHFDQELSRQDLARMIVQHGYRFSIVDDLGFQKFVKNLQPQFSMVSYDIVRADSMAIFESEKLKLQDVLLNTPCRVSISVDMWRSSTQMDYLCLTCHYIDHSGDEWKLRKKILNFVHVEEHFTASQIANLILEKLQRWGIERKLAAVVLDNCTAGDIVATELLRVMQPRRLLLLNGNLFHVRSCAHILNLTVEESLEQTSDIINRVREMIQNVKFSQERLQKFLDTAKLLQIDQKLLVLDSPNNWPSTYLMFDSACYYHDVLVRLAEQEAHYAAFLTAKEWADVKALTEILDALNNTMEKFPVENPTANLYFNDMCEIQVLLNTWRNSPSPVVAQVAGRMLKKFEGYWDLTRPVMAFASILDPRYKMKSIEYFFQLIYGNDQFTAKATIEAIKQTFTSLCNEYEHSADSLKNPAVLFYAGNSSSCMSSVYNNGNDSKTFSRITLSDARRGLDQYIQESSSGQSLKSDLDLYLEEAVYRQKEGNQDNFDILGWWKSFAAKYPVLSQMARDILAIPVSIIPLDSEARVLNEYLSTMDPSTVEGLVCAQDWLRADTEVANSDGHADDKVPRGDELIVAPN comes from the exons ATGCTGGCACCGGCAGCCATGGAAGTGTCGGTTGATGGCACGGTGAGCACCACGGTCGTGTCTATGCCGGCGGTGCACAATCCACGGGCACGCAAGCTGCGGTCTGCTGTCTGGCAGGACTTCACTAAGGAGCGCCGTGCTGACGGCAATTGCGTCGCCATCTGTAACCACTGCAAGAAGCAGCTCACAGCAACCAGCCGGTCAGGCACCACACATCTACGCAACCACCTTGCCATATGCACCACCACCTCTACGCGCCGTGCCGGTAAGCGTCGGAAGCTGATTGTACGCCGTATTCTCCACAACAAAACATCCACTGGGCAGCCCGGCGGCGGGCATGCCTCTGGTGACGACAATGATAATGATAGCACACACTTTGATCAAGAACTCAGCCGGCAAGACCTTGCCCGTATGATTGTCCAGCATGGCTAccggttctcgatagtggatgaTCTGGGGTTTCAAAAGTTCGTCAAGAATCTCCAGCCACAGTTCAGCATGGTGTCATATGACATAGTAAGAGCTGATAGCATGGCAATTTTTGAAAGTGAGAAGCTGAAACTGCAGGATGTGCTCCTCAATACCCCCTGCCGGGTTAGCATCTCAGTTGATATGTGGCGATCGAGTACACAGATGGACTACTTGTGCTTGACCTGCCACTACATTGATCATTCCGGCGATGAATGGAAACTTAGGAAAAAAATTCTTAACTTTGTGCATGTCGAGGAACATTTTACAGCCAGTCAGATTGCCAATCTCATTCTGGAGAAGTTGCAACGGTGGGGTATTGAGAGGAAGCTAGCTGCTGTTGTGCTAGACAACTGCACCGCTGGTGACATTGTTGCCACAGAGCTTCTCAGAGTTATGCAGCCTAGGAGACTTCTCCTGTTAAACGGGAATTTATTCCATGTACGCTCCTGTGCACATATTCTGAATCTCACAGTTgaagaaagcttggaacagacatCTGACATAATCAATAGAGTCCGTGAGATGATTCAGAATGTCAAGTTCTCACAAGAAAGGCTTCAAAAGTTTCTAGATACCGCAAAGCTGCTGCAGATTGACCAAAAACTGTTAGTTCTTGATTCTCCAAACAACTGGCCGTCCACTTACTTAATGTTTGATTCTGCATGCTATTATCACGATGTGCTTGTGCGCCTTGCAGAACAGGAAGCACATTATGCTGCTTTCTTGACCGCTAAGGAGTGGGCTGATGTGAAAGCCCTCACTGAAATACTTGACGCGCTCAACAATACAATGGAGAAGTTTCCAGTGGAAAACCCGACAGCAAACCTATATTTTAATGACATGTGTGAGATCCAGGTTCTTTTGAACACCTGGCGCAATAGTCCATCTCCTGTTGTTGCACAAGTGGCTGGCCGAATGTTGAAAAAATTTGAGGGATACTGGGATCTTACTAGGCCTGTAATGGCATTTGCATCCATACTGGATCCTCGGTACAAGATGAAGTCAATTGAGTACTTTTTTCAGCTGATTTATGGAAATGATCAATTTACAGCAAAGGCAACAATAGAAGCCATCAAACAAACCTTTACCAGTTTGTGCAATGAGTATGAACATTCAGCAGATTCATTGAAGAATCCAGCTGTTCTCTTCTATGCTGGAAACAGTAGTTCTTGCATGAGCTCTGTGTACAACAATGGAAATGACTCTAAGACCTTCTCTCGCATCACATTATCAGATGCCCGACGGGGACTTGATCAGTATATTCAGGAGTCATCGTCAGGCCAGTCCTTAAAGTCTGACTTGGACTTGTATCTCGAGGAGGCTGTCTATCGTCAAAAAGAAGGAAATCAAGATAATTTTGACATCCTGGGATGGTGGAAGTCTTTTGCGGCAAAGTATCCTGTCCTTTCTCAAATGGCCCGTGATATTCTTGCTATCCCTGTATCTATCATCCCACTGGACAGTGAAGCCCGGGTGCTGAATGAGTACCTCAGTACTATGGACCCTTCAACGGTTGAGGGATTGGTCTGTGCGCAAGATTGGTTACGTGCAGACACAGAAG TGGCTAATTCAGATGGCCATGCAGATGATAAAGTGCCACGTGGCGATGAACTTATTGTGGCACCGAATTAG